The sequence ATGCTGTTCATTCAGTGGGCTGCTATACGGGCGTTCAGTTGCCTCCTGCCGCAGGACGGCGTAACTGCTGGCGCCCAGCAGGCTGCGCCATTCAGCGTCGCTATGCATGACCTCGAAGTGCTCCGCCGGTTCGGCCACGGTAGCGCGGGAAGTCGCCGCGACCAGGGAGCCCAGCCCGACCGACAAGCCGGCAAACAAGCCGGCACCCAGAAAAGTTCGGCGCGTCGTTTTCATCGTTCATCTCCAATCAAGACTTGGCCACGGTTACGGCGACAGGCCGGTATTCAGCAGGGAACAGTTTTTTCAGGTTTTCCAGTTTTGGCAAGTCGTAATAGGCGATATAGCCGTGCTGCGGGTGCAAGGTAGCAAAATCCTGATGGTATTTTTCCGCCGCGTAAAACGACGAAACAGGCAGCGCAACCGTCTGTGTCACGATCGGTTTCGGAAATACCTTTGCCGCATCCAGCTGGGCAATGTAACTCGTGGCAATGCGTTTTTGCTCGTCGCTCTGATAGAAGATGACAGAGCGGTACTGTGTCCCGCTGTCCGGCCCCTGACGGTCTAATTGGGTCGGATCCTGGACCACGGAAAAATAAATCTGCAGCAGCTTGCCGTAAGAGATCTGGTGCGGATCGTAGGTAATCTTTACCGTTTCGGCATGTCCGGTAGAACCCGAGCTGACGTCATCGTAGTGCGCATGCATCTGATCGCCGCCTGCATAGCCCGAGACCGCAGCAATCACCCCTTGCGTATGCTGGAACACCGCCTGCACACCCCAGAAACAGCCGCCGGCCAAGATCGCAGTCGCCTGGCTTGCGTCAGTGCTCATCGCGATGTCTATCTTGGGCGCGGGAATTTTCACTGCCGTTTCAGCAGCGTGGGTGGAGCGCAAGCCGATCACCGCCACCAATGACAACAGCGACAGCAATGCAAAGCGGCGGACGGCGACGCTGCGTCCACTTTGCGGATGGGCCGGGTTGTACACCGTTGCTAATGCATTTTTGGTTTCCATTATTTGATCTCCTTGATCACTGACGAGTGCAAAGTATCCTGGCGCCGGCCACTTGAAATGTGCCCCAGGACCGGCTGGCCGCTGCATTTGCATGCCCGGTTGATGCCAATACTAGAAGATCGGCAGGATCTTTCGAGTGGCATTCTGATGACACTTTTGTCATTAAGCATCTGCTGCCGCAATCGCTGTGACCATCGCTTTGTCCCGCAAGCAGAAGCCCTAGCGCGCCCTCCTCTCGCCACGCATCAGCCTTGACACGATATCAATTTAGATATTGCCGTAAGACAATAATTCATTGGATGGATATTGCTACAGTTGCCATACTGTAAAAGTACGGCAATCCATAACAGCAAATCATTCCTCAAGGAGACATACATGACTTGGTTGAATAGTAAGCGGGGCATCACCGCGCTGTGTTTCAGCATTGGCTTGAGCTTGTACGGATGTGGCGGCGGCGGTAGCGACAGTGATCCTGGCGGCGCGAGCGTAGCCAAGGCCAGCGCGGCCGCCTTGGCCAGCAACACGCCATCCCCTGCCATGCCGCAGATTCCGGTTCCAGCACCGCCCATGGGCTGGTCGTCATGGAACAGCCTGGAAGAAAACGTCAGCTACAACACCATCAAGGCCGAAGCCGATGGCCTGGCGGCATTGAACGCCAATATCGCCTCCGGTCCCAAGTATCAATACGTAAATATCGATGAGGGCTGGTGGACTTCCGGCCAGCGCGATGCCAGCGGCAATTTCATTATCGATACCGCGCAATGGCCAGGCGGCATGCAAGCCATGGCGCAATACATTCACAGCAAGGGCCTGAAGGCAGGGATTTATATCGATGCCGGCCCGGTGGGTTGCGGCACCAGGGCAAACGGCACACATTTTGTCGGCAGCGACTATGCGCACTACACGCATGATTTCTTGCAGTTTGCCCAATGGGGATACGATTTCGTGAAAGTGGATTTCTGCGGCGGCAGCAACGCCTCTTACGATCCGCAGAATGCCTACACGGCGGTTGCCGCCGCAGTCCAGAACGCCTATGTGCAAACCGGGCAGCAGCTGGCGCTGAACATCTGCGACTGGGGCACCATCGGCAACAACAGCGCCTACCCTGACTATCAGCAGGGGCCGTGGGCATGGGCGCCTGGCCTGGCCGTATCGTGGCGGACTACCGGCGATATCTATGGCCCCAACAGCGGCGTGCCGAATTTCGGCGCTGTCACCGGCAACCTCGCCGGCAACTACCATCCCGAGGCGCAACATACCGGTTACTACAACGATCCAGACATGATGATTGCAGGCATGGGCATGTCGGCCGTGCACGATCAGGCGCATGTCAGCCTGTGGGCGCTTTCCGGGGCGCCGCTCATCCTGGGCAACGACCTGGCTAAACCTGTTTCGGCCGCCACCATCAGCTTGATCACGAACCCGGAAGTGATTGCGATCGATCAGGATGCGCTGGGCGTGCAAGGTCTACTGGTTGGGCAGTCTGGCGCGCAGCAAGTCTGGTCCAGGCTGCTGGCTGGAAGCGGACAGCGTGCGGTAGTTCTGTTCAATAACACGGCGGCCGATGCTGCCATGACAGTGACCTGGAATCAGCTCGGCTTGCTGCCGTCGTCAGCCAGCGTGCGCGATGTATTGGCGCAGAAAGATCTCGGCAACTATGCCGGTTCCTACACCGCGCCAGTGGTGCCGGCAGGCGGCGTAGTCATGCTCAGGATCGGCGGCACTGACACGCCGGCAACCAGTTATCAGCCAAGCTCGCTGACAGGCGGTGCAGTCTATGCATCGTGCGCCTCCTGTGCCGGCGGGCGCAAGGTGACCAGTCTTGGTTCCGTCGTTTTCAGCGGCGTTGCCTCGGCTAACGCAGGCGGCTTCGTCCAGATTGCCTACGTCAACAGCGGTACGCAAACGCTGAAGGCGAAACTGAGTGTGAACGGCGGGCTGGCAACCACGCTCGCATTTCCGCCAAGCGGCAGCAACGGCAGTGTCGGCACGGTCACGGCTTACGCCTTGCTGCAAGCGGGGCAAAACACGGTGACGCTTTCCAACGTGGATAGCACAACAGCCGCGCCGGACATCAGCAGCATCGCGACCGTGGCCGGACCGATGGCGCTCCAGCCTTTCCATGCGACGTATGAGGCTGAAGCCGCCAACAATACCTTGAGCGGCGGCGCCGTAGTGGCGAATTGCCAGCAATGCTCGGGCGGCAAGGATGTAGGCTATATCGGCAACGGCGGCACGCTGGTCTTCAACGGCGTTGCGGCGCCAGCCACGGCAAATTACACCGTCACGATCG comes from Collimonas pratensis and encodes:
- the msrA gene encoding peptide-methionine (S)-S-oxide reductase MsrA — encoded protein: MQMQRPAGPGAHFKWPAPGYFALVSDQGDQIMETKNALATVYNPAHPQSGRSVAVRRFALLSLLSLVAVIGLRSTHAAETAVKIPAPKIDIAMSTDASQATAILAGGCFWGVQAVFQHTQGVIAAVSGYAGGDQMHAHYDDVSSGSTGHAETVKITYDPHQISYGKLLQIYFSVVQDPTQLDRQGPDSGTQYRSVIFYQSDEQKRIATSYIAQLDAAKVFPKPIVTQTVALPVSSFYAAEKYHQDFATLHPQHGYIAYYDLPKLENLKKLFPAEYRPVAVTVAKS
- a CDS encoding carbohydrate-binding protein; the protein is MTWLNSKRGITALCFSIGLSLYGCGGGGSDSDPGGASVAKASAAALASNTPSPAMPQIPVPAPPMGWSSWNSLEENVSYNTIKAEADGLAALNANIASGPKYQYVNIDEGWWTSGQRDASGNFIIDTAQWPGGMQAMAQYIHSKGLKAGIYIDAGPVGCGTRANGTHFVGSDYAHYTHDFLQFAQWGYDFVKVDFCGGSNASYDPQNAYTAVAAAVQNAYVQTGQQLALNICDWGTIGNNSAYPDYQQGPWAWAPGLAVSWRTTGDIYGPNSGVPNFGAVTGNLAGNYHPEAQHTGYYNDPDMMIAGMGMSAVHDQAHVSLWALSGAPLILGNDLAKPVSAATISLITNPEVIAIDQDALGVQGLLVGQSGAQQVWSRLLAGSGQRAVVLFNNTAADAAMTVTWNQLGLLPSSASVRDVLAQKDLGNYAGSYTAPVVPAGGVVMLRIGGTDTPATSYQPSSLTGGAVYASCASCAGGRKVTSLGSVVFSGVASANAGGFVQIAYVNSGTQTLKAKLSVNGGLATTLAFPPSGSNGSVGTVTAYALLQAGQNTVTLSNVDSTTAAPDISSIATVAGPMALQPFHATYEAEAANNTLSGGAVVANCQQCSGGKDVGYIGNGGTLVFNGVAAPATANYTVTIGYVNGDGGPRSAQVSFNGAAPVTVSFPSTGGWSSEGTVQVAGVLQSGNNTLTISNPSGWAPDIDGIAMTAQSLHAKYEAEAANNTLSGGAVVANCQPCSSSKDVGYIGNGGTLTFNGIATSSAGSYAVTIAYANGDPGPRSAQVSFNGAAPASVSFPPTGGWASVGTVQVTGIFQNGNNTLTISNPSGWAPDIDDIQ